A region from the Candidatus Magasanikbacteria bacterium genome encodes:
- a CDS encoding lamin tail domain-containing protein: MKIKTILYTIPIFFLVNLLFLTGFSSFAQSSSLDHIIITEIQVAGEGGTTDEFVEIFNPTANKINLDGWKLYKLTKTNTTTKHILIDFIGKIGSQKYLLLTHQNYSNVSTTADFIFNNSKTIAPNNTIVLENNKGEIVDMVGYGKATVFEGVSPVNKPASAKNFSRIKIQNDFQDTNENSNDFIKNDADPQNNSYIPPLNNPPIAILSPISASSTINQEILFSAENSTDDKEIISYKWDFGDGNFDFNTTTTYSYAVAGEFIVNLTVTDAQNETGFASTTINIYEEPEITTTTPTSTEIIAKIKINEFLPNPNEDEEWVELYNLTTSTVDLTDWFLKDNTGTFPLNGDITALGFFVYEFSSSKLNNDGDIIQLFHKNGEKIDETSYTNVEKGNSIAKSLDSGNFEETTTITKNAENIITTPPTSEPANPVSQNIGTPPPSSNPAQNNNYSHLGKIIINEILPNPDGSDIENEFIELFNADTKTINLAGWQIGDESTKRYTIKNTILESGEFLTLLRSRTKIALNNTGGDSAKLYNANISLVDSVQYSEKAKNGESYSRGDEGWFWSEITSPDTKNAKQPKNEPLLIIDAPTSTEVGISVKFDLSDSTNIEDLTFEWDFGKSTSTGMFAEYIFSETGFFTVKLNAENSEGEKFEKEIEIEVLEVENFAGGFPIDWENIEITEIFPNPAGNDADEFIEIYNSADFPVDITGLKIDDEDGGSEGYILPKNSVILPNSFVVFWKEETKISLNNTGDSARLLYPDDSVIFEINYGKTIEDASFAKINNNWKWTTTPTPNTENALEIVVKTTTSRKKVKTILNLPITEIRVKVDTGDLVRTQGTVAVLPNILATQYFYIVDNSGIQVYMHSKDFPELKVGDLVEIVGEISQAYGETRIKLKGRESIKILNHTNSLAPKIVEIADINESFEGSFVQIAGEITEIKGSYMYVDDGSEEIKVYSKKGTNIDKRMYKIADLVTTNGIVGKTRGGYQILPRSQTDIIKTGVSDFSTEYKNNSETISKDSAIEKYLTATAGGLTSVIVGLFAHSKRRHFGGLFTKLAGIIRK, from the coding sequence ATGAAAATTAAAACCATTTTATATACTATTCCTATATTTTTTCTGGTGAATTTACTTTTTTTGACAGGTTTCAGTAGTTTTGCGCAGTCGTCTTCGCTGGACCATATTATAATTACAGAAATTCAGGTTGCGGGCGAAGGTGGAACAACAGACGAATTTGTGGAAATTTTTAATCCAACAGCCAACAAAATAAATTTAGACGGTTGGAAACTTTATAAACTTACAAAAACGAACACAACAACAAAACATATTTTAATTGATTTTATAGGTAAAATTGGTTCGCAAAAATATTTACTTTTGACCCATCAAAACTACTCAAATGTCAGCACTACTGCTGATTTTATTTTTAATAACAGCAAAACAATTGCACCTAATAACACTATTGTTTTGGAAAATAATAAAGGAGAAATTGTAGATATGGTGGGTTATGGAAAAGCTACAGTTTTTGAAGGTGTTTCACCAGTTAATAAACCAGCCAGCGCAAAAAATTTTTCTAGGATAAAAATTCAAAATGATTTTCAGGACACAAACGAAAATTCAAATGATTTTATAAAAAATGATGCAGATCCTCAAAATAATTCTTACATTCCCCCATTGAACAATCCACCAATAGCAATTCTTTCACCAATTTCTGCAAGTAGCACAATAAATCAAGAAATTTTGTTTAGTGCAGAAAATTCTACCGACGACAAAGAAATAATAAGTTATAAGTGGGATTTTGGTGATGGAAATTTTGATTTTAATACAACGACAACTTATAGCTATGCTGTAGCTGGAGAATTTATCGTGAATTTAACCGTCACAGACGCACAAAATGAAACTGGATTTGCGAGTACGACGATAAATATTTATGAAGAACCAGAAATTACAACAACCACACCAACTTCTACAGAAATAATTGCTAAAATAAAAATAAATGAATTTTTACCAAATCCAAATGAAGATGAAGAATGGGTTGAACTTTATAACCTAACAACTTCAACTGTAGATTTGACCGACTGGTTTTTGAAAGATAATACTGGAACTTTTCCTTTAAATGGCGATATTACAGCTTTGGGATTTTTTGTATATGAATTTTCTAGCTCAAAGTTGAATAATGATGGTGATATAATTCAACTTTTTCACAAAAACGGTGAAAAAATAGATGAAACAAGCTACACAAATGTAGAAAAAGGAAATTCTATTGCAAAAAGTTTGGATTCAGGAAATTTTGAAGAAACTACAACTATCACAAAAAATGCAGAGAACATAATAACTACTCCACCAACCTCCGAACCTGCAAATCCCGTAAGTCAAAATATTGGGACTCCGCCACCAAGTTCAAATCCTGCTCAAAATAATAATTATTCTCATTTGGGCAAAATTATTATAAACGAAATTCTACCAAATCCAGATGGATCTGACATTGAAAATGAATTTATTGAACTTTTTAATGCGGACACAAAAACTATAAATTTGGCAGGTTGGCAAATTGGAGACGAGAGTACAAAAAGATATACAATTAAAAATACAATTTTAGAATCTGGAGAATTTTTGACACTTTTAAGGTCTAGAACTAAAATCGCACTAAATAATACCGGTGGCGACAGTGCAAAACTCTATAATGCAAACATATCACTTGTAGACAGCGTACAATACAGTGAAAAAGCAAAAAATGGAGAAAGTTATAGTCGTGGAGACGAAGGTTGGTTTTGGAGTGAAATAACAAGTCCAGACACAAAAAATGCAAAACAGCCAAAAAATGAACCTCTTTTAATTATAGACGCGCCAACTTCTACAGAAGTTGGAATTTCTGTAAAATTTGACCTTTCTGATTCTACAAATATAGAAGATTTAACTTTTGAGTGGGATTTTGGAAAAAGTACAAGTACGGGAATGTTTGCAGAATATATTTTTAGTGAAACTGGATTTTTTACTGTAAAACTAAACGCCGAAAATTCAGAAGGAGAAAAATTTGAAAAAGAAATTGAAATTGAAGTTTTGGAAGTAGAAAATTTTGCTGGCGGATTTCCTATTGATTGGGAAAATATAGAAATTACAGAAATTTTCCCAAATCCTGCTGGAAATGACGCAGACGAATTTATAGAAATTTACAATTCTGCCGATTTTCCAGTAGATATAACTGGGCTAAAAATTGATGATGAAGACGGAGGTTCAGAAGGATATATTCTCCCAAAAAATTCAGTGATTTTGCCAAATAGTTTTGTAGTTTTTTGGAAAGAAGAAACTAAAATTTCTCTAAACAATACTGGCGACTCCGCTCGCTTGCTTTATCCAGACGACTCTGTCATTTTTGAAATAAATTATGGAAAAACTATAGAAGACGCAAGTTTTGCAAAAATAAATAATAATTGGAAATGGACAACAACCCCAACACCAAACACAGAAAATGCTTTGGAAATAGTTGTAAAAACAACAACTTCACGAAAAAAAGTAAAAACGATTTTAAATTTACCAATAACAGAAATAAGAGTAAAGGTAGATACAGGTGATTTGGTACGAACACAAGGAACTGTGGCGGTTTTGCCAAATATTTTGGCAACTCAATACTTTTATATCGTTGATAATTCTGGAATTCAAGTTTATATGCACAGCAAAGATTTTCCAGAATTAAAAGTTGGAGATTTGGTAGAAATTGTTGGAGAAATTTCACAAGCTTACGGTGAAACTCGTATAAAATTGAAAGGTCGGGAAAGTATAAAAATTTTAAACCATACAAATTCGCTCGCTCCAAAAATAGTAGAAATTGCAGACATAAATGAAAGTTTTGAAGGATCTTTTGTACAAATTGCAGGAGAAATCACAGAAATAAAAGGTTCATATATGTATGTAGACGACGGAAGTGAGGAAATAAAAGTTTACTCCAAAAAAGGCACAAATATAGACAAACGAATGTATAAAATTGCAGATTTAGTGACCACTAACGGAATTGTAGGAAAAACTCGTGGCGGATATCAAATTTTACCCCGTTCCCAAACTGATATTATAAAAACTGGAGTTAGTGACTTTTCTACTGAATATAAAAATAATAGCGAAACAATTTCAAAAGACAGCGCAATAGAAAAATACCTCACCGCAACGGCTGGCGGACTAACTTCTGTTATTGTTGGTTTATTTGCACATTCCAAAAGGAGACATTTTGGCGGATTATTTACGAAACTTGCTGGAATTATTAGAAAATAG
- a CDS encoding AI-2E family transporter: MPKTKVNFDKMRSAFFFALIILLSIGMVYLLRPFFYPIFWAAIVAVIFYPIYRFTNKYLNSPGTSSIITIILFTVFLLLPLTLFSVLFINESVNLFDKISQRDVLGDVKIAADWINKTSLAPYVEIAQEKWTGYALNASETVVVFLFTNIKNITQNSMRFIVMFFLMLYTLYYFFKDGEKMLKRIVEISPLGNKYEKLLYKKFTSTTKATLKGTLIIGGIQGLIGGLTFWVVGIEGAFIWGVIMLVMSLIPAIGPFLIWFPAVIILLLTGNIWQGVVLLLVGSLFISSIDNLLRPIIVGKDTGLHPLIVLLSTLGGLLIFGISGFIIGPVIAALFLSIITIYKEYYKKELKNN, encoded by the coding sequence ATGCCAAAAACAAAAGTTAATTTTGATAAAATGCGTTCAGCATTTTTCTTTGCACTCATTATACTGCTTAGTATAGGAATGGTTTATTTATTACGACCATTTTTCTATCCTATTTTTTGGGCAGCAATTGTGGCAGTAATATTTTATCCAATTTACAGGTTTACAAATAAATACCTAAATTCTCCGGGTACAAGCTCTATTATTACTATTATTTTATTTACAGTTTTTCTTCTTTTACCTCTTACACTTTTTAGTGTTTTATTTATAAATGAGTCTGTAAACTTGTTTGATAAAATATCACAAAGAGATGTGCTTGGAGATGTAAAAATAGCTGCAGACTGGATAAATAAAACCTCACTAGCACCTTATGTAGAAATTGCCCAAGAAAAATGGACAGGCTATGCGCTAAATGCATCGGAGACAGTGGTTGTGTTTCTTTTTACTAACATAAAAAATATTACACAAAACTCAATGCGTTTTATTGTTATGTTTTTCTTGATGCTTTATACTTTATATTATTTTTTTAAAGATGGAGAAAAGATGTTAAAAAGAATAGTGGAAATTTCTCCACTTGGAAATAAATATGAAAAACTTTTATACAAAAAATTTACTTCAACAACAAAAGCCACATTAAAAGGAACCTTAATTATTGGTGGAATCCAAGGTTTAATTGGAGGGCTTACATTTTGGGTTGTGGGAATTGAAGGTGCTTTTATTTGGGGTGTTATTATGTTGGTAATGTCTTTAATTCCAGCAATTGGTCCATTTCTTATTTGGTTTCCAGCGGTCATTATCTTACTTTTAACTGGAAATATCTGGCAAGGAGTTGTACTTTTACTTGTTGGAAGTTTATTTATAAGTAGTATAGACAACCTTCTCCGCCCAATAATTGTAGGAAAAGATACTGGTCTTCATCCTTTGATAGTTCTACTTTCTACTCTTGGAGGTTTGTTGATATTTGGAATTTCCGGATTTATAATTGGGCCTGTCATTGCAGCATTATTCCTTTCTATAATTACCATTTACAAAGAGTACTACAAAAAAGAACTTAAAAATAATTAA